In Hypanus sabinus isolate sHypSab1 chromosome 17, sHypSab1.hap1, whole genome shotgun sequence, the following proteins share a genomic window:
- the LOC132406969 gene encoding glycine cleavage system H protein, mitochondrial-like, protein MAWRCVSKLRAAASLCLHSAYGTVRVAGQPRSLSTGAALLSARKFTDKHEWVTVENGIGTVGISKYAQEALGDVVYCGLPEIGTKLNQLDEFGALESVKAASELYSPLTGEVTDINKALADNPGLVNKSCYGEGWLIKMTLDNPAEVDELMDEEAYEKMLKSMED, encoded by the exons ATGGCGTGGAGGTGCGTGTCCAAGTTGCGAGCGGCGGCTTCTCTCTGCCTGCACTCGGCGTACGGGACGGTGCGAGTCGCCGGACAGCCCCGGAGCCTGAGCACGGGAGCGGCTCTTCTGTCCG CTCGCAAGTTTACAGACAAACATGAGTGGGTAACAGTGGAAAATGGGATTGGTACAGTGGGCATTAGCAAGTATGCTCAG GAAGCATTAGGAGATGTTGTATATTGTGGTTTGCCAGAAATTGGCACAAAATTGAACCAACTGG ATGAGTTTGGTGCCCTGGAAAGTGTGAAAGCTGCTAGTGAACTATATTCACCTCTTACTGGAGAAGTAACTGATATAAATAAGGCTTTAGCTGACAATCCAGGACTAGTCAATAAATCTTGTTATGGAGAAG GTTGGCTTATTAAAATGACATTGGATAATCCTGCTGAAGTTGATGAACTGATGGATGAAGAGGCTTATGAGAAAATGCTGAAGTCCATGGAAGATTGA